TTTGCGTGCCAACCCTGATCGCACACGAGCTCGCTGCGCCGATTGTGGCACTGGTGGACGCTCGGCCCAGTGCAGCCGCCAACGCTGGTGCGCTCGCACGTCAGAACCAACGTGGCGAGCGAAGAAGCGAACCAACCCGACGGGGCGCCGACCGCCCGACCGAACTAGAGGAGAGGCCCGTGGCTTACGAACGCCGATTGGATCGCACTAACCCCGGTTGCATGGTCTTCCTTGTCGATCAGTCCGGCTCGATGAACGAACCAGTCGCCGGGGAAACTCGCAGCAAAGCCGATGCCGTTGCCGAGGCGCTCAATAACTTGCTCTACGAGCTGGTGCTGCGCTGCATCAAGGACGAGAACGAGGGCCCACGTCACTACTACGACATCAGCGTCATCGGATATGGGCCTGGGGTTGGAAGCGCGCTGGGTGGTGCGCTGAGCGGGCGCGAGATGGTGTCGATCGTCGATGTGGCCGACAACCCGGTCCGCGTTGAGGAGCGCGAGTCTGCCGGTAGTGGCGGCTCAGCCGGCGACATCGGTACCGTTCCTCGGCGCCATAAGTTCCCGGTGTGGGTCGATTCGGTCGCCGATCAGCGAACCCCGATGTGCGAGGCGCTTAACCGAACCGGCGGCATGCTTGCCTCCTGGGTTCAACAGCACCCCGACTCGTTTCCTCCGATCGTGATCAACATCTCCGACGGGGCCGCCACCGATGGCGATCCGCGCGTGTGGTCACGCCGCATCCAATCGTTGGCTACCCGTGACGGCAACGTCTTGTTGTTCAACCTCAACGTGTCGGCGCTCAGCGCCACCCCGTTGTTCTTCCCAGATGGCGCCGGAGTGTTGGAGAACGACTACGCCCGGTTGCTCTTCGAGATGTCCAGCCACCTGCCGCCGTACATGGCCAGCCTGGCTGCCGGCATGGGGATGAGCGTCGACTCCGGCGCAAAAGGCTTCGTCTACAACGCTGACATGTCGGCCGTGGTGCGGTTTCTGCAAATCGGCACAGCTACGTCGCAGGCAATTCGCTAATGCCCACCATCCGCGCGTTCTGGGCGCCGAAGGCCGCTGCCAAGGAGAGCGAGTGGGAGGATGCCGCCGCCTACGATGAGAGCCTACAGGTGGTGGCGGTTGCCGACGGAGCCTCCAGCTCCTACCGGGCCGGGCATTGGAGTGCCCGGTTGGTGGAGGAGTTTCTCGCCCAACCACCTCAGTTGGCGCCGGGTCTCACCGGTTTCCATCAGTGGGTGGCGCAGGTTGCCGACGGGTTCCAGAGCGCGTCAGAAGCTGTTTCGGACACGTCGTGGTACGCGTCTGATGCCAGCCGCCGTGGCAGCTTCGCCACATTCGTGGGAGTGACGCTCATGTCGGGCGCCAACGGAGTTCGCTTCGTAGGTGTTCAGGTGGGCGATGCCTGCCTGTTTCACACTCGTGGCGATCAGTTGATCACGGCGCTGCCCACCCGGGATCCCGAGGGCTTCAACTCGACACCTGATCTTTTGGGCAGCTCGGCTTACGAGGAATCTCACGGTGCCGAGGCCAGCGTTTACTGCGAGGGAATTGTCGAACCGGGCGACGTGCTGTATCTCACCACCGATGCGGTCGGTTCGGCGATGTTGGCGCTGGCGGAAGCTAACCAGCCAATATGGCGGGCAGGACAGCATCTCGGCCAGCGCCGCTTCCGCTCAATGGTGGACGAGCTGCGTCAGTCCAAGGTCCTTGAAGACGATGACGCGACCTTAGTGCGCGTCCAGATGGAGGAGTCGGCCTGATGGCCTCACAATCGTGGCCTTCTGCGATCGACTACGTCGCAGCTGTCCAAGACCCGGAGATATGCGTGGTGTCCGACCGCTTGGCGGGCGCCCAATTCAAGATGAACATGATGGGCATCCCGGTGGTGAAATCGGGCCAAACCGCGGCGGTGTTTCCCGTGACGATCGCAGGTGATGGCCACGCCCTTCGACTGTTTACGACGCCAACCCAGAATGCCGATCGCTACCGAGCGCTCTCCAAGCACCTGGACGACCAGCCCAGCCCATTGTTCGTCGGCGCCGAGTGGATCGAGGAGGCGATCGCCTACGGCACCGGTCGATTCCCGGCGGTGATGATGCCGTGGGTCCCGGGCAAGACGCTGTCGTCGGCGCTCGACGATGCCACCGAGGAGCGTGACACCGACGCTATCGTCGCCATGGCCGAAACGTGGCTCAACGTGACCGATGATTTGGCCCGAAGCGGCATCGTCCACGGCGATCTTCAGCACGGCAACATTATGGTCGGTCCGGAAGGCGACTTTGCGCTGATCGACTACGACGGCGTGTGGCTTGAAGGGCTTCCGCAGTCGATGATGGAGGTGGGTCATCCCAACTACCAGCACCCGGGCCGGCTGGAAGCGGACACGGTCACCGTCGGGGCTGATGTTTTCCCCGGGTTCGTCATCTACGTGTCGCTCAAAGCGTTGGCCGCCGAGCCCAAGCTGTGGGATGAGTTTCATTCCGGCGAAACCTGATCTTCGCCCAAGAGGATTTCGTAGGAATCGATAAAGCCGATCGCACGATCTGGAGCCGGCTGAGCGGGTTGGACGACGAAACGACCGCCTTAGTCGACACGCTGCGAGCCGCGTGTCGGGTGGCGCCCGATTCGTTCTCATCAGTCCGGGCGATGGCCGAGGAGGGCGAGGAGTCCTTCTCGGGCGCTACGAAGTACATCGTCGACCGTTCGAGCAGGAGCACCGCCGGCTCGTGGTGGGGTGCCGACGATGGGCCGGACACGTCGGTGTCGGCGGCGATGGCCGCCCAAGCGGCGCCGGCGATGGCGTCGTCCATGCCGGCTCCGGTCGCACCGGGCGGCCCAACCCCTGCGCCGGCTCCATCCGTGTCGGCGGGCCTGAAGCAGATGTCGGCTTCGGCGGCTGCTCCTTCTTCCGGTGACACCAAGCTTCGAGTTCTCGCCATCGTCTCATTCTTGCTCGGCATCATCGTGATGACGATTGCCGTCGTGCTGGTGGTCTCTGGGTGATGCGGCTGTGATCCATGTCTGAGTGGTGGTCTGCAGGCGATGATTCGGACGGCGCGGAGCCGCCAGTCTTGCAGGGTGGAAGTGCTCCGCTGGGCGGCACGCTGCCCAGCCCGCCGGCGGATGGGGCTTATGAGCCGCTCGATCTCGGAGTGCTCGGGGAGCCGCTGGCCGGCGTCGGAACCATCGAGTCCCAACGAACTGGATGGAAGTCACCGGTGCTGCTTGGTGGCGTCGCCGCCGGGGTGCTGGTGCTCATCATGGGAGGGTGGACGGCATTCCAGTTCTTCGGCGGCGGAGGGGCGGGTTCACCCGAAGAGGTGCTGACCACAATGGCCGAAGCTGTCAATGCCCAGGATCCGGTGCTGGCGGCCACGGTGGTCGACCCCGACGAACTGCCAATGCTCGTCGAGCTGATGACCGAGTTTGAGGGGGTTCGGGACCGCACCGGTCTCGGCGCCTCGGGACCGGTCGAAGGCACCAGCCTCTCGGTGGAGGATCTCGAAGTCGAGGTGGATGAACTAGCACCCAATGTCGCCCGGGTGGTGCTGACCGATGGAGAGCTTTCGGCTCGCTACGACCTCAGCGACGCTCCGAAGCCGGTCCAACGCTTCTTGCATAAGGATGATCGCGACCGTCGGGACTCGGGCAAGGTCAGCGTCGATGACTACGAGGATGAAATTGACGCCGAGCTGTCGGCAATCGTCGTGAAGAAGGGGCGTGGTTGGTACATTTCGCCGTCGATGACGACCGCCGATCTGCTGGTCGAATCGCAGGGTGACTCCTACACGTCGGGTGATTTCGATGAGTACGGAAAGGTGGACTTCTTCGCCGAGGGTGCCGACTCCCCGGCGGCGGTGCTCGAGGAGTTGTCGGCCGCGGTGGCGTCGGGCGACCCAGAGGAAATCGCTGCGCATCTACCCTCCGATCAGGGCCAGGCCGTGTCCGTTTTCAGCGACGCAGCGAATCAACTCTCTGAAGAGCAGTTCTCCTCGGACGATGGCCGTTATGGAGTGTTTGATCGCAACCGCTGGGAGTTAGACAGCGCAAAGACCCACACAGAGAAGGGCCCCAACGGGACGACACGCCTGGTGATCGACAGCGGTGAAGCCTCGGTTGTCGATGAGGATGGCGATGCCTATGAGGTCGAGTCCGAAGGCTGGGAGCTGTGTGGCCAGGCGTCGGGGGAGGACCGCGAGTGCATCAATGTTCTGACGGGTAGGAGCGGCGATTCTGACGGCTGGGGCGATGACGCCCCAATAGCCCAGTTAGGTGTGGAGGTGCTTGGCGACGCGCCCTCGGTGCTGGTGCGGGAAGTCGACGGGGGTTGGAAGCTCGACCCGGTGGCGACCGCGCTTGACCTGGGTGTTTCTCTGATGGGCAAGATCGACCAGGATTACGTTCAGGCCGCCACGCTCCAACCACTGGGTGGGCCGGATGTGGAGATGCCGGCAGGTCAGGACGAAGCAGAGGTCGTCTTCGATACGGCCGGATTCGCCAGCTTGGCCGTGTCGACCGAACAGGGCGGGATCTACTCGGTGATCGTCGAGGATGTCGATCCGTTGTGGTTCGGCATTTCTGACCCAGAAGGGTTCTCTGGCAACGACGCCTACTTCTCCGATGCCCGCCTCTACGACGATGGGGACCGCGACCGTGACGATGGCGCAAGCAGAATTTTTCATAGCGGCCGAGGACACCACCGTTCTTGGGCTCGGAGGAATCGCCAACTCGCTCGACACGGCTACTGTTCGGTTGGCGAAGGTCGAGATGGGCCAAGCCAAAGTGGATGATGCGGTGCAGGGTTCGATCGACGGCTCGGTGTCCCTGTACTCGGTTCCCACCGAAAGCGATCGGACCTACGTGGTCGAGTTTGCCGCATCGAAGGACGCAACCATCGAGGTGATCGATGGAGACGAAGAACTCGGGTCGTACGAGCTCGATGGCTCTTCCAATGACTATCTGGCCAGCAGTTCCGGCAAGGACGATGCAGCAGCAGAGTTCTTCATGGCTCACCAGACCAAGTCGTTGATAGCGGTTCGGGGTCAACCCGGAACCAGTTTCAGCTTTCGGGTCAGCGAGTTACCGCAGGGTTTCGAAGGCGGTGGTCTTACCAGGACGGTCATGGTGTCCGGCGGCAGCATCGTTGAGGCCGATTTCGATCTGGGCGGCCAGTTCAGCCAGGTGAGTGCAGAAGTGTCTTGGAGCGCTAATGCTGACGTCGATCAAAGTCTCTATATCGACGGGTTCACAGAGAGTTCCAATAACATTTCGGATTCCTATTGCCCGTGCTCGTACACGCTGTCCGGGAGCGGTTCGAACTACGGGTCGGTGATACTCGAGAACTACGATTCTCTTACGGTCGCCGTCGAAATCA
This window of the Candidatus Microthrix subdominans genome carries:
- a CDS encoding VWA domain-containing protein: MVFLVDQSGSMNEPVAGETRSKADAVAEALNNLLYELVLRCIKDENEGPRHYYDISVIGYGPGVGSALGGALSGREMVSIVDVADNPVRVEERESAGSGGSAGDIGTVPRRHKFPVWVDSVADQRTPMCEALNRTGGMLASWVQQHPDSFPPIVINISDGAATDGDPRVWSRRIQSLATRDGNVLLFNLNVSALSATPLFFPDGAGVLENDYARLLFEMSSHLPPYMASLAAGMGMSVDSGAKGFVYNADMSAVVRFLQIGTATSQAIR